ttaattaaattttttagttaaaaatctatttttatcccATTTAGAAATCTAAGTTGGCatctaaaatctagttggactgccacgtaaGATTACTgttagagagataacggaacttaacggtagagtgatcatTTCGTAACAAAATactaacataagtgactaaaacgtaacatttcaaacataagtgattaaaatgtaatctgaggcaaacaaaagtgattatttttgTAGATTACCCTTATTATAATGTACAAAATGTAATTTAGAAGCCAAAGCAAGACCATGCTTTTCTCTTGTAAAATTCATCACTTTGTTGTCTATGGTCATTTCTACTCTTCATTTTCCTTAAATATAAGTGTTTGATATATATTTGGATATGGATACAAGATAAAGAGAATATGATGTccttaatatatacatatttttgaaaaaattgaatATATGTACGTTGGACACATTTCCCTTTTCAAATATTTCCTCATTTTGTGCAAGTTGATTGGTATTCAACGTAATCCTTTCCGTCGTTCGGTATGATCATCCTTAACTCAATAATCTTTATTATGATATAAGTACAATGGTTGCACTTCATCCCTACACTTCCGAAGCAAAAAATAGGAAAAATTAATTCTTACCAGCTAATAACATGTTAATACATGTAATCCACGATATCTTATTTGTAAAATTAACTAGAATAAATCAAATCATACGATAAATATAATCTAGAAGTTCCAAATTTATCAaacaagaagaaagaaagaagatacAATTGGATTTTTTATCAACAATTGATAGTTTAGCAAGCTATGCTTTATAAAAGGAATATAAGGAAATCAAAGATTCCAAATTCGAGATTTAACCGAGTTGGTTCGCCATGTTCTCATTCTTTGGAACATTTGTTTTTTATATCTACCAACAATATCTTGATGATAAtaagcttaaaaataaaaaaaagaagaagaattcAAAGGAATCGAAGATTCTAAATCCATGCTTAGATTAATGGATTGAAAATTTCAAATCCACTTAATTAATTCAAATGATATTTACTCAATAAATTTAAAGTGCAGTTGTAACCTCTTTCAGTACAAAATCAAATTATCTTATTTCAATTGTCTTGAAATTCTAGTTTACAACTTTTATTTGGACTCATCTTTTCCTTGAAATGTAATTCGGATTCAATGAAAAAATTGAACATAGTATGTGTGCACGTGGAGATGTCCAAATCTTTAAATATAAGTTCGACATGAGAGAAATATTGTAAAACCCAatgttaaaaatttataaaattcttTTCGTTATAAAACTcaatgataaaatatataaaatatcttaTGTCATTTGGATTAGGATACGAAAGAATAATAACGAACTATTTGTAGTTCAAGGCGTGATAAAATCTCAGTAGCTAAGATATAAATGTTGCAAAATACTATACAAAATCACAGTCACATTTGGTAGAATGATTATTTTGGGTAGTCGTGATAATATTTTCAACTCTAATGCCTTTCCTTCCACCATTCTTAAACAGGTTTAGAAGCTGCTGCTCCTTTTTtatttgagtttctctttttctcTCAAAATTTAACCTTTTTTGGATTAAGGAAATTACCCATcgctcatttatttttattttttttgtgagttttattaaaagaaattgTTTGTGTTCAAGGTAATTGTTAAAAGGGGGCTAAAAACAGCTCCTTTTGCCTTTTTGTATTCTTCCCGCACTCAAAATTTGCTGTTTGGTTGTTAAGAAAATACCCATGTCTAATTTAGTGTTTCTTTTAATGGTTTTGTGAATGTTTTTGAAACTGCCATTATCTGTTAACTGtaagaaataagaaaaaattGCATCCAAATGtggtttttaatttcttttgttgCTTCAGCTCTATTTCATTATCTATTAGAGCAACACTCATCATCCCAATTTCATTATCGTGATGATTTTTTCCCCTTAAAGTTGTATCATCATGTAGCTTTACTAGAGCTTTCAATTTCCATTTGTTTTTAATAACTTGATTTGTTTTCTGTTTATAGGTATATGCAGAGACTAACAGCAGTCCTCCTTTACTTGTTCTTAATGAAAAgacattgatgatttttccattGACTTGTCTACTCAATGAAGCTCTTTGCCCTGGAAATACTGATTTACCTTCAGAAGTTCCTAAAATGTCCGCAGAGATTGAACACCCTCAAAACAACTGGATACATGTTGGATATGAGGTATGCCTTTAATATCCGGCTGAATTACTAACATAAGGACATGATTGGTTTGAGAGCTGCATCTTGATTTGTAGCTTCATATGTTGCTTTAACATCTTGCcataatgtttgaattgtttgAGATTGTTTTGGGAATGAGTGATCTAAATGGACTTATATTTATTTGGTCTGTTTAGTTGCCTGGGTTTCTAAACATGATTTCATGGATAATAGGCTCTTACATTTGTTATCTATTTTGTGTGTAACTTGAAACATTTTATTGGACTGACATTGAATACGAATGAATTGGGGCTAGACAAACAGCATTTCTATGTAAATTCTGTAAAAACAAGGCCAGATTCAGACCATCATCcccccttctttttcttttgagaATCCATCCCTGTATAACTACAATTTATCTATTCTGTTTTGGTTTGATAAGTGGTTGATTGTTTAGAACATGTGAGAATGAGCAACACCAAAAGAAGGAACCGAAAAGAAAAAAGAGACCAAAGAGGAATTAGGCAAGTGTGTGTATGAAACTGTGAGGTTATATAGTGTACATCACCAATGACCAACCTCCCAAGGcataagagaaaaaaagaaaaaggggtaaAAACAAGATAAATTTAACATCTGATAGGTGCAGGAAAAATGTTGTTTGAGGCAACTGTGCTCAATTTGCATATCCCTCCtgtttgtttttcttcttttcacTTTGAAATGGAGGCATTACACGTAGCTTTCCGCCTAAGGTTTTACTGAGGTATACTTTCAACTATACTTGATAGATGGATACTAATTTTATTTACTAGCTATTACCATATATGTAAACAtttctgtttttcttttcttGTCAGGTTTCTTCTGATTTTGTGCGGCTTTACATTAATGGGGAGATTGCAGGAGAGCTGCATCTCTCGTCCTTGTCAAATGACAACTCCATGCCAAATGGTTCTAGGAAGAGGACATTAATTGGTATTACTGGTGATAGTAATTTGCAGGGCTTTATCCATGTTGCAAAAGTCTTGCCTTCAACCTTGTCTATAAAGGAGCAGTATGTTAAGGTGGCTTTTACTTGTAGTTCTCATGTTTCCTTGATGATTTCTATAGCATGTAAGTTTACCTTAAGGTTTAGAACTCTAATGTGACAATATGATGCCAGGATCCACCTCTAAGGTTGTCAATTGATGAGTCTTCCATCTCTGATATTGAAGAAGACAATGGCTTTTGGAATATTGTTGGTGGCAAGGTAAACACCAAGGAGTTCTAAACATTTCTTTACTACAAGTTTTACCCTTAAATGATAGCAGTTACACTTTTCTTTTGTGGTATTATAATGTATTATTTTTATCATCCGTAAGTGATCTTTTAGTTTCAGCCTTCATGGTCTTAAGCATTTGATATGGTACCATAGTTGCTTGTTTCATATAATAATGCAAGACAGATTTTTAACCATAGGTTATTGATTCTCAATTGGTATAAGGTTACTGCTCGTAGATCTCCTCTACTATTTACCCTTCCATAGGCATCTTGCCACAGGATATTTTCCTTGGATGTTGTTCTATTGAACACCTTTGGCCAACCGGTAAAGAAGGAACTAGAGGTGATTTAGTGTTGAAGTTGGCCTACATGCAGcatgtgaagaagccaaagtgtCAAGAAGCAGCCCGAGCCATGCATGCAGCTGTAAAAAAAAGAGATCAAACTGTTGTATTATTACCGAGTGAAGTATGCATCTTGAACCAGAAAAGGTGGCCATGCAACTTGGGACCAATAGACAGAAGCAAAAGCTTACTGATGCTGTCCAATTTCAACTCATTTTGGTTACCTTAAATTCATAGTTTGTAACTTAGTTCTTTTAGAACTTAGTTGGTAAACTTTTTGATGtattttagatgttgattaactGAAAGTTCAGCAAAGCAACTTGTGCAAGCTAGTTTAGCAATTTTCAATGTTTTAAGtggtgttaggtaaatgtttagGTAGCATTTTGACTTGTAATGATCATCTCATGTTTGATATATGTAATGGCAGTTTGCCAATGTCAAATTAATGAAAaatcatcatctttttcattcaatatcctctccatttcctttgcttattttctttgcttttcaattctgtttctatTTTGCTTAAAAACTCCAAACCTGATTCTCAAGTTTTCTTCATTCTTCAACCGGATATATTACGCTGTTGTTTAAGATCCAGACTGAAGTTCATATTTCATCCAGATAAAGTGTGTCCaacaccaacaattggtatcaagagCTCATTTCTTAGTGGACCTGTCATATTTCAACCTTCAGAACAATGGCTACATCAGGCTTCTCACCAGCTGCACCACCAGTCTTCAATGGAGAAGGCTATCACATATGAGTGGTTAAAATGAAGACCTACTTACAGGCATTCGACCTATGGGAGGTGGTCAACTCAGATGTTGAACCAGCACCACTCAGAGCCAACCCAACAGTGGCCCAATGAGGCAACATGCTGATGAAAGGACCAAGAGGCACAAAGCCATGTCAAGCATTCAAAACTCTGTGTCAGATGTGATCTTCACAAGGATTATGGCTTGTGAGACACCAAAACAGGCCTGGGATAGACTGAAGGAGGAGTTCCTAGGTACAGAAAGAACAAGGCAGCAACAACTTTTGAATCTGAGAAGGGAGTTCGAGAACTTGAAGATAAAGGAAGAAGAAACTGTCAAGCAGTACTCAGACAGAATTATGGCTGTAGTAAACAGCATAAGGCTCCTAGGTGAACAGTTTAATGAAGCAAGGATAGTGGACAAGGTGATCTCAACCTTGCCTGAAAGGTATGAGGCAAAGATATCATCCCTTGAAGACTCAAGAAACCTGACCAGCATCTTTTTAATAGAACTGATCAATGCTCTGTATGCACAAGAGCAAAGGAGAGCCAGCAGACAGAAGGAGCACCAAGAAGATGCCTTTCAAGCCAAAGCCAAGTCTGCCTTAAGCACCTCTGCCTACAAAGAGAAGAATACCTGATCAAACGAGCCTAAAGCAGATGGTGCAGGAAGATATCCACCCTGCCCACACTGTAAAAGGGCAAGTCACCCGGATGAAGTATGTTGGTTTAGGCCTGATGTGCAGTGCAGATTCTGCAAGAAGATGGGTCATGTAGAAATGGTTTGCAAAAACAAGGGCAGACCAAGACACAACCAACCCCAGTAGCCAAAAGCTGAAGCTCAAGTAGTAGAAGAAGACAATGACCAAGAAGAACAAGTTTTTGCAGTTTCTTACTCAACTGCTAAAGGAAAAGCCACAAATGGATGGTTGATAGACAGTGGTTGTACAAACCACATGGCCCCTGATGCTGGCAATTTTAAGTCAATTGACAGAAGCTTCAAAACAAATGTGAAGGTCGGAAATGGACACTTCATCAAAGTTGAAGGCAAAAGAGATGTGCTGATAAACACTCCTACAGGTACCAAACTTGTTACAAATGTCTTGTTATTGcctgaaattgatagaaatttgcTTAGCATTGTTCAACTGCTTGAGAGCAAAGAATGCTTGATTAGTGATCCTAGTGGCTCCAAGCTCATGACAGTAGCTATGACAGAAAAAAGTTTTATTGTGGACTGGAATAAGAGTCTAGATAGTGCCTACACAGCTGCTGCAGATGAATCCAAGCTGTGTCACAAGAGGCTTAGCCATGCCAACTACAAGTAAATGGCTCAACTAACCAAAGAAGATTTGGTTGAAAATTTCACTAATTcagttgagaaaaaaaaaaacttttaacaCTCAAAGAGGTGCATGATATGCATGGGAACCAATCACCTGctcaaataaaagaattaaaagcacaTGTAACTAGCTTGGAACTTGAGTTGAAATCATTGCAAGCAACTAACAGAAATATGGCGGAACAGCTAGAGAACAAAGCAAGTGAAGTAGAACAACTGGGAAAACAAAATATAGGACTCCAATCCCGCATTTTAGAACTCAAAATAATgttagaaaagagagaaaaagaaattttTATTCTCACGAAGAAACTTGATGATGATAACAGTGAATCATTGTCTGGTACAAAGAACTTGACTGCTCAGGTAAATAATCTGCTATCAAAGAAGGAGAATTTGCAAGCTGAGAAGGCTCTGTTGGAAGAAAATTTGGCATTTGAAGGTGATGAAGCATCAAATCAAGTACAGAGTTTAATGGATGAGGTAAACACATTGCAGCAGCAATTGGAATCCCTTCATATCCAGAAGGCAAAACTGAAATTGCAGTTTGAGAGAAAGAAACAAAAGTCATCCGAAAGATTGAATGAAATGGAGAATCAAAAATCAGAGTTGAAGCAAATGGTCGAGGACCTTCAAAGAGATTTGGAAGCAAAAGGAGATGAGAAAAATGATTTAGTGAATCAAATCATCAGAGAATGCTTAAAGAACAAGAGTTTGCAGCATGCAAGCCAAGGAGAAGTGTTAAAGTTGGCCTGCATGCAAcatgtgaagaagccaaagtgtCAAGAAGCAGCCCGAGCCATGCATGCaattgtaaagaaaaaagatCAAACTGTTGTATTATTACGGGTGAAGTATGCATCTTGAACCAGAAGAGGTGGCCACGCAGCTTGAGACCAATAGATAGAAGCAAAAGCTTACTGATGCTGTCCAATTTTAACTCATTTTGGTTGCTTAAAGGAGGTTTGAATCGAATAATTTAGCAATGAAAGTCTGATAATTAAGCATATGAATCCATGAGCAAAGGTATGTCCATCAAAGAAATGTCTAATATAATCATCCAATAAGTCCAAGGATTAAACAAATGAATCCATAAGAAAGCTTAAAATATTATTCCCTACTTTCCCAATATGAGCACCAATTTTATTTTCAACTCCATcttcaaattttttctttttctttttttaaaaacttttatctCCTTATTTCTCCATCCTTCAAATAAAGCATGAATAAAAGaagtaaacaaaataataataataattataatagtgcttttttaattttatttttctcttttttattcttaattttttatttttttacaaaatgtATATACAAAGGATAGTAAAATTATGCTTTGTGCATTTTCTCACCTTAAGAAATCCACCTTAATATTTCTACCTATCCCATTTAATACTTAAGCTGAAGGAATATGTCAGTATGCACTAGATACTTATGATAAACTAAAGGACTGGGATTTAACAATTAAGGCTTTATAGGTTAAGATAAAGACATTaaacaagaaagaaagaaaataaaaattaaaaggctcaaaatcagAGCACTAAGGAT
This is a stretch of genomic DNA from Gossypium arboreum isolate Shixiya-1 chromosome 11, ASM2569848v2, whole genome shotgun sequence. It encodes these proteins:
- the LOC108482717 gene encoding SH2 domain-containing protein A-like; this translates as MIILGSRDNIFNSNAFPSTILKQVYAETNSSPPLLVLNEKTLMIFPLTCLLNEALCPGNTDLPSEVPKMSAEIEHPQNNWIHVGYEVSSDFVRLYINGEIAGELHLSSLSNDNSMPNGSRKRTLIGITGDSNLQGFIHVAKVLPSTLSIKEQYVKVAFTCSSHVSLMISIACKFTLRFRTLM